A window of Primulina tabacum isolate GXHZ01 chromosome 4, ASM2559414v2, whole genome shotgun sequence contains these coding sequences:
- the LOC142543176 gene encoding deoxyhypusine synthase-like isoform X1 — MESAREAAFKNSVSLDGASPRIEGYDFNNGVDYHALLKSMSSTGFQASNLGDAIQIVNEMLDWRLSDESPAEDCSEEEKNLAFRESVKCKVFLGFTSNLISSGVRDIIRYLLQHRMVDVVVTTAGGIEEDLVKCLSPTYKGDFDLPGAVLRSKGLNRIGNLLVPNDNYCKFEDWIVPIFDQMLHEQNLQNVLWTPSKVIARLGKEINDKSSYLYWAYKNNIPVFCPGLTDGSLGDMLYFHSFKSEPGLVIDIVQDIRAMNGEAVHAGLRKTGIIILGGGLPKHHICNANMMRNGADFAVFINTAQEYDGSDSGARPDEAVSWGKIRGSAKTVKVHCDATIAFPLLVAETFAGRLKRSTETGW, encoded by the exons ATGGAATCTGCGCGCGAGGCGGCGTTCAAAAACTCGGTTTCTCTGGATGGCGCATCACCCAGAATCGAGGGCTACGATTTCAATAATGGCGTCGACTATCACGCGTTGCTCAAATCCATGTCTTCCACGGGCTTTCAAGCATCTAATCTTGGTGACGCCATTCAAATTGTCAATGAAATG TTAGATTGGAGGCTCTCGGATGAGAGTCCGGCTGAGGATTGCAGCGAAGAGGAAAAAAACCTAGCTTTCAGAGAATCTGTGAAGTGTAAGGTGTTTCTTGGTTTTACGTCAAATCTCATCTCGTCTGGCGTTCGGGACATAATTCGATATCTTCTTCAGCATCGCATG GTTGATGTGGTGGTGACTACGGCTGGTGGCATAGAGGAGGACCTTGTGAAGTGCCTTTCTCCCACATACAAAGGTGACTTTGATCTTCCTGGAGCTGTTCTCCGCTCAAAGGGCTTGAATCGCATTGGTAATTTGTTGGTTCCTAATGACAACTACTGTAAATTTGAGGATTGGATCGTTCCAATTTTCGATCAGATGTTACATGAACAAAATTTGCAG AATGTACTTTGGACCCCATCAAAAGTGATTGCTCGGCTTGGGAAAGAAATCAATGACAAGAGCTCGTACTTGTATTGGGCATACAAG AACAACATTCCAGTTTTCTGCCCGGGCTTAACTGACGGTTCCTTGGGTGATATGTTATACTTCCACTCATTTAAGAGTGAGCCTGGTCTAGTGATAGACATTGTGCAAG ATATTAGGGCCATGAATGGTGAGGCTGTCCACGCTGGTCTTAGGAAAACTGGGATTATAATTCTTGGAGGAGGGTTGCCTAAGCATCATATTTGCAATGCGAACATGATGCGCAATGGCGCTGACTTCGCTGTATTCATCAACACTGCACAAGAATATGATGGAAGTGATTCAGGTGCCCGTCCAGACGAAGCCGTGTCCTGGGGCAAAATTCGAGGGTCTGCCAAGACAGTAAAG GTGCACTGCGATGCAACCATTGCCTTCCCTCTCCTTGTGGCAGAAACATTTGCTGGAAGGCTAAAAAGATCCACAGAGACCGGTTGGTAG
- the LOC142541891 gene encoding uncharacterized protein At2g29880-like, which produces MGDSQTKYNLWTTEESNELLKLMVDAAMRGWRDKNGMLNKRTVEKNILPTLNGKLGCEKTFAQYQSRLKWFKQRYNNYSKLTRHSSGFGWDPETKKFTANDEVWDEYFKSHPKHEHYRTSTFEHYEDLRIAVGNGTATGKCSIGLGDDTNARTFETEQNKSTSLIDDYMFDYDSGEFIQSERQESSYQPPLH; this is translated from the exons ATGGGcgattcacaaacaaaatataatttgtGGACGACTGAGGAGAGCAATGAATTATTAAAACTCATGGTCGATGCTGCCATGAGAGGATGGCGTGATAAGAATGGGATGCTGAACAAAAGAACAGTGGAAAAAAATATACTTCCTACTCTTAATGGAAAACTGGGGTGTGAAAAAACTTTCGCACAATATCAAAGTCGTTTGAAATGGTTCAAACAACGatacaataattattctaagCTTACACGTCATAGTTCTGGGTTTGGATGGGATCCTGAGACGAAGAAATTCACGGCTAATGATGAAGTATGGGATGAATATTTTAAG TCTCATCCTAAACATGAACATTATCGGACAAGCACTTTTGAACATTATGAAGATTTGAGAATTGCAGTTGGGAATGGAACAGCCACAGGAAAGTGTTCAATTGGATTAGGAGATGACACTAATGcgagaacatttgagactgAACAAAATAAAAGTACTAGTTTAATAGATGATTACATGTTTGATTACGATAGTGGTGAATTCATTCAAAGTGAAAGGCAAGAATCTTCATATCAGCCTCCACTTCATTAG
- the LOC142543178 gene encoding uncharacterized protein LOC142543178: MAVKQFLQLPVSRICTLSNKIVFTLFSIKFIPHSPQLWARWVRACVLQPDRSFTALSLVKTEVKKKKRRLDEICLERFEQYSRTFIQSWITQGKVTVDGRVVNKCGTPISVRSIVEIKAEVPKYVCRAGHKLEAAIEQLEIDVTGKVILDSGLSTGGFTDCLLQYGASFVYGVDVGYGQVADKIRRDGRVSVIERTNLRYLTELPQKVDLVTLDLSFISSLTVMPAVISLMKDGGTMVSLIKPQFEAHRSQVGGGGIVRDPLVHQEVLAKIINGVQKLGFECRGWIESPLKGADGNKEFLACFDRKPMKYDALVSLGEADIYKLYRPMRQET, encoded by the exons ATGGCAGTGAAGCAGTTTCTGCAACTTCCCGTATCACGAATTTGTACATTGAGTAACAAAATTGTATTCACCCTCTTCTCTATCAAATTCATTCCACACTCTCCACAGCTTTGGG CGAGATGGGTCAGGGCCTGCGTGCTACAGCCTGACAGAAGTTTTACTGCATTAAGTTTGGTGAAAACTGAAGTGAAGAAAAA GAAAAGGAGACTGGACGAGATATGTCTTGAAAGATTTGAGCAGTATAGTCGAACGTTCATTCAGTCTTGGATCACTCAAG GCAAGGTAACCGTTGATGGTAGAGTGGTTAACAAATGTGGGACTCCCATCTCTGTTAGATCTATCGTGGAGATCAAGGCTGAAGTTCCTAAATATGTGTGTAG AGCTGGGCACAAGTTGGAGGCTGCCATTGAACAACTAGAGATCGATGTTACTGGAAAAGTTATTCTTGATTCAGGACTTTCTACTGGAGGGTTTACCGATTGCTTGCTTCAATATGGTGCTTCATTTGTTTATGGTGTTGATGTGGGTTATGGACAG GTGGCTGACAAAATACGAAGAGATGGACGTGTGAGTGTTATAGAACGGACCAATTTGCGATATCTTACTGAACTGCCGCAGAAGGTTGATTTGGTTACTTTGGACCTTTCCTTCATTTCTTCACTGACG GTCATGCCTGCTGTTATCAGCTTAATGAAAGATGGCGGAACGATGGTTTCACTAATAAAACCTCAATTTGAGGCACACCGATCACAA GTGGGAGGTGGTGGGATTGTGAGAGATCCCTTAGTCCATCAAGAG GTTCTTGCAAAGATCATAAATGGTGTACAAAAGCTGGGATTCGAATGCAGAGGATGGATAGAGTCTCCCTTAAAGGGTGCTGACGGAAACAAAGAGTTTCTTGCTTGCTTCGATCGAAAACCTATGAAATATGATGCACTTGTATCGCTTGGTGAGGCAGATATTTACAAATTGTACCGACCCATGAGACAAGAAACGTGA
- the LOC142543176 gene encoding deoxyhypusine synthase-like isoform X2, translated as MVDVVVTTAGGIEEDLVKCLSPTYKGDFDLPGAVLRSKGLNRIGNLLVPNDNYCKFEDWIVPIFDQMLHEQNLQNVLWTPSKVIARLGKEINDKSSYLYWAYKNNIPVFCPGLTDGSLGDMLYFHSFKSEPGLVIDIVQDIRAMNGEAVHAGLRKTGIIILGGGLPKHHICNANMMRNGADFAVFINTAQEYDGSDSGARPDEAVSWGKIRGSAKTVKVHCDATIAFPLLVAETFAGRLKRSTETGW; from the exons ATG GTTGATGTGGTGGTGACTACGGCTGGTGGCATAGAGGAGGACCTTGTGAAGTGCCTTTCTCCCACATACAAAGGTGACTTTGATCTTCCTGGAGCTGTTCTCCGCTCAAAGGGCTTGAATCGCATTGGTAATTTGTTGGTTCCTAATGACAACTACTGTAAATTTGAGGATTGGATCGTTCCAATTTTCGATCAGATGTTACATGAACAAAATTTGCAG AATGTACTTTGGACCCCATCAAAAGTGATTGCTCGGCTTGGGAAAGAAATCAATGACAAGAGCTCGTACTTGTATTGGGCATACAAG AACAACATTCCAGTTTTCTGCCCGGGCTTAACTGACGGTTCCTTGGGTGATATGTTATACTTCCACTCATTTAAGAGTGAGCCTGGTCTAGTGATAGACATTGTGCAAG ATATTAGGGCCATGAATGGTGAGGCTGTCCACGCTGGTCTTAGGAAAACTGGGATTATAATTCTTGGAGGAGGGTTGCCTAAGCATCATATTTGCAATGCGAACATGATGCGCAATGGCGCTGACTTCGCTGTATTCATCAACACTGCACAAGAATATGATGGAAGTGATTCAGGTGCCCGTCCAGACGAAGCCGTGTCCTGGGGCAAAATTCGAGGGTCTGCCAAGACAGTAAAG GTGCACTGCGATGCAACCATTGCCTTCCCTCTCCTTGTGGCAGAAACATTTGCTGGAAGGCTAAAAAGATCCACAGAGACCGGTTGGTAG